A genome region from Schistocerca americana isolate TAMUIC-IGC-003095 chromosome 1, iqSchAmer2.1, whole genome shotgun sequence includes the following:
- the LOC124625576 gene encoding uncharacterized protein LOC124625576, whose amino-acid sequence MQALLVFALASLAAMAVGEAPSTSYGAPSRQLPSQPQRLQAQQKQQQQPQAFAQSQAQPSFAAPQPASGFSAASFRPQFFIPAQDFSRLTDSYHLPTFTTSAPTTTEAATTTTEAPYNYGKAELREAEESGVYYVLQPDGRLQRIAYAHGPAPISAAPKQQQRAASSELSALQQPALTPGYLARFQYQDLHPAGAPIYSYKQPELVRIS is encoded by the exons ATGCAG GCCCTACTGGTATTCGCCTTGGCGTCGCTGGCGGCGATGGCCGTGGGCGAAGCGCCCTCCACCAGCTACGGCGCGCCATCCCGCCAGCTGCCGAGCCAGCCTCAGCGTCTCCAGgcgcagcagaagcagcagcagcaaccacagGCCTTCGCCCAGTCGCAGGCGCAGCCGTCATTCGCGGCCCCACAGCCAGCCTCTGGATTTTCTGCAGCCAGCTTCCGCCCACAGTTCTTCATCCCTGCACAGGACTTCTCCCGCCTCACAGACTCCTACCACCTGCCTACGTTCACTACCTCCGCCCCCACAACCACTGAGGCTGCCACCACCACTACTGAGGCTCCTTACAAC TACGGCAAGGCGGAGCTGCGTGAGGCGGAGGAAAGCGGCGTGTACTACGTGCTGCAGCCAGACGGCCGCCTGCAGCGCATCGCCTACGCCCACGGTCCCGCCCCCATCTCCGCCGCCCCCAAGCAGCAGCAGCGCGCCGCCTCCAGTGAACTGTCTGCCCTGCAGCAGCCAGCGCTCACCCCCGGCTACCTGGCGCGCTTCCAGTACCAGGACCTGCATCCTGCTGGCGCTCCCATCTACTCTTACAAACAACCTGAGCTCGTGCGCATCAGCTAG